The following proteins are encoded in a genomic region of Notolabrus celidotus isolate fNotCel1 chromosome 19, fNotCel1.pri, whole genome shotgun sequence:
- the srek1 gene encoding splicing regulatory glutamine/lysine-rich protein 1 isoform X2, giving the protein MVHDQYVSSTGKIPEEAKALSLLAPATPVPSLIPGGGLLPIPTPAPLQNLNLPIVNRASATLDPAASSSGQPPLMGNVDPSKIDEIRRTVYVGNLNSQTTTAEQLLEFFKQVGDVKFVRMAGDETQPTRFAFVEFVEQESVARALTFNGVMFGDRPLKVNHSNNAIVKPPEMTPQAAAKELESVMKKVREAQSTIAAAIDPADLKKSSSSSQTKRARRSHSKSRSRSHSKTRRKKSRSKHRTPQKSWPKNDSHSSRSGHKKRSRSRDRRHSRSRSRGHRRKSKERSRSPRRKVRSPSPKRGKKDKRRERSRDRKERSTSRKRSRKDEDRTKSKARPVKVVKDYNRVEKEDFESDREDSVGLSEDMTSSPCVQHNGS; this is encoded by the exons ATGGTTCATGACCAATATGTTTCCAGTACAG GGAAGATACCGGAGGAGGCCAAGGCTTTGTCTCTCTTGGCACCCGCCACCCCAGTACCCAGCCTGATTCCTGGTGGGGGACTGCTACCGATTCCTACACCCGCCCCGCTGCAGAAT CTGAACCTTCCCATTGTGAATCGAGCATCAGCGACTCTGGACCCTGCAGCGTCTTCTAGTGGTCAGCCCCCCCTCATGGGAAACGTGGATCCCTCCAAAATCGACGAGATCAGGAGGACGGTCTATGTCGGCAACTTGAACTCACAG ACCACCACCGCCGAGCAGCTCTTGGAGTTCTTCAAGCAGGTTGGAGACGTGAAGTTTGTAAGGATGGCCGGAGACGAGACTCAGCCGACGCGCTTCGCCTTCGTGGAGTTTGTGGAGCAGGAGTCCGTCGCCCGAGCTCTGACCTTCAATGGAGTCATGTTTGGAGACAGACCCCTGAA GGTTAATCATTCCAATAACGCTATCGTTAAACCTCCTGAGATGACGCCGCAGGCCGCTGCTAAAGAGCTGGAGAGTGTGATGAAGAAAGTGAGGGAAGCTCAGTCCACCATCGCTGCTGCTATTGATCCAG ctgacCTAAAGAAGAGTTCCTCCTCCAGCCAGACCAAGCGGGCACGCCGCTCACACTCCAAATCACGCTCCCGGTCACACTCGAAAACACGCAGGAAAAAGTCCCGTTCCAAACACAG AACGCCGCAGAAGTCATGGCCGAAGAACGACTCCCACAGCTCCCGAAGCGGCCACAAGAAGCGGTCTCGCTCCAGAGACAGGAGACACAGTCGCAGTCGCTCGAG GGGCCACAGGAGGAAGAGTAAGGAACGCTCACGGAGCCCCCGAAGGAAAGTCAGATCACCCTCACCAAAAAG AGGTAAGAAAGACAAGAGGAGGGAGCGCAGCAGGGACCGAAAGGAGCGCTCCACATCCAGGAAGAGGAGCCGCAAAGACGAGGACCGGACGAAGAGCAAGGCCAGGCCAGTGAAG GTTGTGAAAGACTACAACCGAGTGGAAAAGGAAGACTTCGAAAGCGACAGAGAAGACTCGGTCGGCCTCAGCGaggacatgacatcatcaccctGCGTCCAGCACAACGGCAGCTAA
- the srek1 gene encoding splicing regulatory glutamine/lysine-rich protein 1 isoform X1, whose translation MSGIPGTAVVQVTNLSSAVSSEQMRTLFGFLGDIDELRLYPPDNAPLSFSSKVCYIKYRDPSSVGVAQHLTNTVFVDRALIVVPCAEGKIPEEAKALSLLAPATPVPSLIPGGGLLPIPTPAPLQNLNLPIVNRASATLDPAASSSGQPPLMGNVDPSKIDEIRRTVYVGNLNSQTTTAEQLLEFFKQVGDVKFVRMAGDETQPTRFAFVEFVEQESVARALTFNGVMFGDRPLKVNHSNNAIVKPPEMTPQAAAKELESVMKKVREAQSTIAAAIDPADLKKSSSSSQTKRARRSHSKSRSRSHSKTRRKKSRSKHRTPQKSWPKNDSHSSRSGHKKRSRSRDRRHSRSRSRGHRRKSKERSRSPRRKVRSPSPKRGKKDKRRERSRDRKERSTSRKRSRKDEDRTKSKARPVKVVKDYNRVEKEDFESDREDSVGLSEDMTSSPCVQHNGS comes from the exons ATGAGCGGGATTCCAGGCACAGCTGTCGTCCAGGTCACCAACCTGTCCTCGGCCGTGAGCAGCGAGCAGATGCGCACTCTGTTCGGCTTCCTGGGAGACATCGACGAGCTGCGGCTCTACCCGCCCGA cAATGcccctctgtctttctcctcCAAAGTGTGTTATATAAAGTACCGAGACCCCTCCAGTGTTGGTGTGGCGCAACATCTCACCAACACAGTGTTTGTTGACAGAGCTCTGATAGTGGTGCCATGTGCAGAAG GGAAGATACCGGAGGAGGCCAAGGCTTTGTCTCTCTTGGCACCCGCCACCCCAGTACCCAGCCTGATTCCTGGTGGGGGACTGCTACCGATTCCTACACCCGCCCCGCTGCAGAAT CTGAACCTTCCCATTGTGAATCGAGCATCAGCGACTCTGGACCCTGCAGCGTCTTCTAGTGGTCAGCCCCCCCTCATGGGAAACGTGGATCCCTCCAAAATCGACGAGATCAGGAGGACGGTCTATGTCGGCAACTTGAACTCACAG ACCACCACCGCCGAGCAGCTCTTGGAGTTCTTCAAGCAGGTTGGAGACGTGAAGTTTGTAAGGATGGCCGGAGACGAGACTCAGCCGACGCGCTTCGCCTTCGTGGAGTTTGTGGAGCAGGAGTCCGTCGCCCGAGCTCTGACCTTCAATGGAGTCATGTTTGGAGACAGACCCCTGAA GGTTAATCATTCCAATAACGCTATCGTTAAACCTCCTGAGATGACGCCGCAGGCCGCTGCTAAAGAGCTGGAGAGTGTGATGAAGAAAGTGAGGGAAGCTCAGTCCACCATCGCTGCTGCTATTGATCCAG ctgacCTAAAGAAGAGTTCCTCCTCCAGCCAGACCAAGCGGGCACGCCGCTCACACTCCAAATCACGCTCCCGGTCACACTCGAAAACACGCAGGAAAAAGTCCCGTTCCAAACACAG AACGCCGCAGAAGTCATGGCCGAAGAACGACTCCCACAGCTCCCGAAGCGGCCACAAGAAGCGGTCTCGCTCCAGAGACAGGAGACACAGTCGCAGTCGCTCGAG GGGCCACAGGAGGAAGAGTAAGGAACGCTCACGGAGCCCCCGAAGGAAAGTCAGATCACCCTCACCAAAAAG AGGTAAGAAAGACAAGAGGAGGGAGCGCAGCAGGGACCGAAAGGAGCGCTCCACATCCAGGAAGAGGAGCCGCAAAGACGAGGACCGGACGAAGAGCAAGGCCAGGCCAGTGAAG GTTGTGAAAGACTACAACCGAGTGGAAAAGGAAGACTTCGAAAGCGACAGAGAAGACTCGGTCGGCCTCAGCGaggacatgacatcatcaccctGCGTCCAGCACAACGGCAGCTAA